Genomic segment of Candidatus Angelobacter sp.:
AATCGCGCCGAGTTCGTCCGACCAAAACGGCGCCGTCTGCACTGCGATGACGTTGCCTTTGAACTCCGGCAATGCCGCCGGTGCAGCCATGGCTTTGCGAAACGCGACGATGTCCTTCCCCGCCTTCGCGCCATCCACGCCCATGACGCCGATGACGAACGGCATCTTCGGCGCGTTAAAATCCTTCCGCACATCGCGGATGAACTGCGCCATCCACTCGCTGTATTTATCAAAGCGATTTCCCGTCGCGCCCTTCGGCAACTCCGGATACACGCCGCGATCCACCATATCGTTCCAGCCCTGGAGCCAGACGAAGCCGGCTATTTCATAACCCTGCGCGGCGTCATAGGCCGGGCAAACGCGCCTGGGGTCAGCGAGCACGCGTTTCACATGCTCCACCATCAGCCGGTAATACACGCCCGTCTCCGCCGCCTTCTTCGCCTTTGCCTCCGCGACGTCTTTGCCGCGTTTTGTGATGTCGGCAAGCTGCGCTTCGCTAAATACATACGGCCCTGCGCCGGGCGGCCGGAAATCCGTGTGCAAACTCTTCCCACCCCACGCCGTCTTGATAATCAGCACCGGTTCCTCGAGCGCCGCATCCATCGTGATGCCAAACGTAAGCTCAGGACCGATCTTTCCGCCGTCCTTCGCGGGATCGTTACGCGAGCCATAGCCAGCGGTGACTTTGCCGAAGCCCTCGCCGTTGTTTTCACCGCTGCCCGTGAAATAGGAAATCCACGCGTTGTCGCACACCGTCGGCTTCCCGTCCCCGCTGCGCATTTGCCTGAGCAACGGAGCGGTCGCCGGGTCATCGCCAATGTAGTCAAAGGTCTCGACCTTCGCGTGGCCCTCCATGTTCGACTGGCCGGCCAGGATGAAGACCT
This window contains:
- a CDS encoding sialate O-acetylesterase, with the protein product MKLLLTFFAALVLSAQIQAKPLKVFILAGQSNMEGHAKVETFDYIGDDPATAPLLRQMRSGDGKPTVCDNAWISYFTGSGENNGEGFGKVTAGYGSRNDPAKDGGKIGPELTFGITMDAALEEPVLIIKTAWGGKSLHTDFRPPGAGPYVFSEAQLADITKRGKDVAEAKAKKAAETGVYYRLMVEHVKRVLADPRRVCPAYDAAQGYEIAGFVWLQGWNDMVDRGVYPELPKGATGNRFDKYSEWMAQFIRDVRKDFNAPKMPFVIGVMGVDGAKAGKDIVAFRKAMAAPAALPEFKGNVIAVQTAPFWSDELGAIDRKREKVSQMAYFLRTKHKDHANKDGTMTDAQQREYVKRYEAEIISPAEAEVWKRGASNAGYHYLGCAKTFALMGKAFAEALLKMNPAAK